A window of the Streptomyces sp. NBC_00454 genome harbors these coding sequences:
- the trxA gene encoding thioredoxin, translating to MAGTLKNVTDADFDTEVLSSEKPVLVDFWAAWCGPCRQIAPSLEAIAAEYGDEIEIVKLNIDENPGTAAKYGVMSIPTLNVYQGGEVVKTIVGAKPKAAILRDLDPFITAKTV from the coding sequence GTGGCCGGCACCCTCAAGAACGTGACCGACGCAGACTTCGACACCGAGGTCCTCAGCAGCGAGAAGCCCGTCCTGGTGGACTTCTGGGCCGCCTGGTGCGGTCCGTGCCGCCAGATCGCGCCCTCCCTCGAGGCCATCGCCGCCGAGTACGGCGACGAGATCGAGATCGTCAAGCTGAACATCGACGAGAACCCGGGCACGGCCGCCAAGTACGGCGTCATGTCCATCCCGACCCTGAACGTCTACCAGGGCGGCGAGGTCGTCAAGACCATCGTCGGTGCCAAGCCGAAGGCCGCCATCCTGCGCGACCTGGACCCGTTCATCACGGCCAAGACCGTCTGA
- the trxB gene encoding thioredoxin-disulfide reductase produces the protein MSDVRNVIIIGSGPAGYTAALYTARASLKPLVFEGAVTAGGALMNTTEVENFPGFQDGIMGPDLMDNMRGQAERFGAELVPDDIVAVDLTGEIKTVTDTAGTVHRAKAVIVTTGSQHRKLGLPNEDALSGRGVSWCATCDGFFFKDHDIAVVGGGDTAIEEATFLSRFAKSVTIVHRRDSLRASKAMQDRAFADPKISFAWDSEVAEIHGEQKLSGLTLRNTKTGETSELPVTGLFIAVGHDPRTELFKDQLDLDAEGYLKVDAPSTRTSLTGVFGAGDVVDHTYRQAITAAGTGCSAALDAERFLAALADVEKATAAV, from the coding sequence GTGAGCGACGTACGAAACGTGATCATCATCGGTTCCGGGCCGGCCGGTTACACGGCCGCCCTGTACACCGCACGCGCTTCGCTCAAGCCCCTGGTCTTCGAAGGTGCCGTCACCGCCGGTGGCGCCCTGATGAACACCACGGAGGTCGAGAACTTCCCCGGCTTCCAGGACGGGATCATGGGGCCGGACCTCATGGACAACATGCGCGGTCAGGCCGAGCGCTTCGGTGCCGAGCTGGTTCCTGACGACATCGTGGCCGTGGACCTCACCGGTGAGATCAAGACCGTCACCGACACCGCCGGCACCGTGCACCGCGCCAAGGCCGTGATCGTGACCACCGGCTCCCAGCACCGCAAGCTGGGCCTGCCCAACGAGGACGCCCTGTCCGGCCGCGGTGTCTCCTGGTGCGCCACCTGCGACGGCTTCTTCTTCAAGGACCACGACATCGCCGTGGTCGGCGGCGGCGACACCGCGATCGAGGAAGCCACCTTCCTCTCCCGGTTCGCCAAGTCCGTCACGATCGTCCACCGCCGTGACTCCCTGCGCGCCTCCAAGGCCATGCAGGACCGCGCCTTCGCCGACCCGAAGATCAGCTTCGCCTGGGACAGCGAGGTCGCCGAGATCCACGGCGAGCAGAAGCTCTCCGGGCTGACCCTGCGCAACACCAAGACCGGCGAGACCTCCGAGCTGCCCGTGACCGGCCTCTTCATCGCCGTCGGCCACGACCCGCGCACCGAGCTGTTCAAGGACCAGCTGGACCTCGACGCGGAGGGCTACCTCAAGGTCGACGCCCCCTCCACCCGCACCAGCCTCACCGGTGTGTTCGGTGCCGGCGACGTCGTCGACCACACCTACCGTCAGGCCATCACGGCCGCGGGCACCGGTTGCTCCGCTGCCCTCGACGCCGAGCGCTTCCTCGCCGCCCTCGCGGACGTCGAGAAGGCGACCGCGGCGGTCTGA
- a CDS encoding GNAT family N-acetyltransferase, translating into MGRRLVPLTLDNLQDLPRRCRSCVFWELDPVSGEAAVKAGTPAQEKEAWISAVLLEWGSCGRVVYVDEVPVGFMLYAPPAYVARATAFPTSPVSPDAVQLITAWIMPGYQGQGLGRVMVQTMAKDLLRRGFRAIEAFGDARWEGPACLLPADHLLAVGFKTVRPHPVHPRLRLELRSTLSWKEDVEMALDRLLGAARKEPALRPL; encoded by the coding sequence ATGGGTCGTCGGCTGGTACCGCTCACGCTGGACAACCTTCAGGATCTGCCGAGGCGTTGCCGGTCCTGTGTCTTCTGGGAGCTGGATCCGGTCAGCGGCGAGGCCGCCGTGAAGGCGGGCACCCCTGCCCAGGAGAAAGAGGCGTGGATCTCCGCCGTCCTACTGGAGTGGGGCTCCTGTGGCCGGGTGGTCTATGTGGACGAGGTCCCCGTGGGGTTCATGCTCTACGCGCCGCCGGCGTACGTGGCCCGTGCGACCGCCTTCCCGACCAGCCCGGTGTCGCCGGACGCCGTACAGCTGATCACGGCATGGATCATGCCGGGGTATCAGGGGCAGGGCCTGGGGCGGGTGATGGTGCAGACGATGGCGAAGGACCTGCTGCGCAGGGGGTTCCGGGCGATCGAGGCGTTCGGGGACGCGCGCTGGGAGGGCCCGGCCTGTCTGCTGCCGGCGGACCATCTGCTGGCCGTGGGCTTCAAGACCGTACGGCCGCATCCGGTCCATCCCCGGCTGAGGCTGGAACTGCGCTCCACGCTGTCGTGGAAGGAAGACGTGGAAATGGCCCTGGACCGCCTGCTGGGTGCGGCCCGGAAGGAACCGGCGCTGCGTCCGCTGTGA